In Vigna radiata var. radiata cultivar VC1973A chromosome 3, Vradiata_ver6, whole genome shotgun sequence, the following proteins share a genomic window:
- the LOC106757666 gene encoding probable WRKY transcription factor 23 has protein sequence MPPAATLSVPPTNLQLPVAYLVSLFLALTMEHMYVCIHIRSLLLASFTSNSFPQSPFTFFQPTKPRYLSISIYLSFFSFFLSSFIHLTRSIDPIIYLSYLSHCSCSCLNEGFQIGHLRDKYIYMDNNKEMMTMMMMGVKKKEDYAIGSSSFHCNYPFLDFSDDKGSLGFMELLGVQEYSPLLDLPLGSNMEVPQTSDLKEPPQTKKDWTEVTNQQPATPNSSSISSASSEALNDEQKNRTVDQTHDEHKKTKEQLKAKKTNQKRQREPRFAFMTKSEVDHLEDGYRWRKYGQKAVKNSPFPRSYYRCTSVSCNVKKRVERSFSDPSIVVTTYEGQHTHPSPVMGRSNNFGTLMSGSENYMSQYYQQHHQQQLHVDALSSLSFLSPKNVTFPQQTALLSDYGRLQDVVPSHIFKQD, from the exons ATGCCACCGGCTGCCACGTTGTCCGTACCACCCACTAACCTACAATTGCCGGTGGCCTATTTGGTGTCACTGTTTTTGGCTTTAACCATGGaacatatgtatgtatgtattcaTATTCGTTCATTACTACTTGCTTCTTTCACTTCCAACTCATTTCCACAATCACCTTTCACTTTCTTCCAACCCACAAAGCCGCGCTATCtatctatatctatctatctttctttcttttctttctttctctcttctttcatCCACCTAACCAGATCGATCGACCCTATCATATATTTATCGTATCTATCTCACTGCTCTTGTAGCTGTTTGAATGAAGGATTTCAGATTGGGCATTTGAGagataagtatatatatatggataataATAAGgagatgatgacgatgatgatgatgggtgtgaagaagaaggaggatTATGCCATAGGGTCGTCTTCCTTCCATTGCAATTACCCATTCCTTGATTTCTCTGATGACAAGGGCTCTTTAGGGTTTATGGAGTTGCTGGGTGTGCAAGAATACAGTCCTCTGCTTGATTTGCCATTAGGGTCCAACATGGAAGTGCCTCAAACCTCTGATCTTAAGGAACCACCTCAGACTAAGAAAGATTGGACCGAGGTAACCAACCAGCAACCTGCGACTCCGAACTCTTCATCCATTTCCTCCGCGTCCAGTGAGGCTCTCAACGATGAACAAAAGAATAGAACTGTAGACCAAACACATGATGAGCACAAAAAGACAAAGGAACA ATTGAAGGCTAAGAAGACAAATCAGAAGAGACAGAGAGAACCGAGATTCGCGTTCATGACGAAAAGCGAGGTGGATCATCTGGAAGATGGGTACAGATGGAGAAAGTACGGTCAAAAAGCTGTGAAAAACAGCCCCTTTCCCAG GAGCTACTATCGTTGCACCAGTGTTTCGTGTAATGTGAAGAAACGCGTAGAGCGATCTTTTAGCGACCCAAGCATTGTGGTGACAACCTACGAAGGCCAACACACTCATCCAAGCCCGGTTATGGGTCGCTCCAACAACTTTGGTACGCTAATGTCTGGATCTGAGAACTACATGTCCCAATATTATCAGCAGCaccatcaacaacaacttcaTGTCGATGCATTGTCTTCTCTTAGTTTCCTCTCTCCGAAGAATGTCACATTTCCTCAACAGACAGCGTTGTTGAGTGACT